Proteins from a genomic interval of Sporolactobacillus sp. Y61:
- a CDS encoding thiamine-binding protein, with translation MPKSNVGLQILPFSKEKETYGLVDKAIEEIQKSGVKYEVDALETVMEGELDDLLEVVKKTIYATVEAGADEVAAEVKIHFRPQGTSIEEKVGKYRKS, from the coding sequence ATGCCGAAAAGTAATGTTGGTTTGCAGATTCTTCCTTTTTCAAAAGAAAAAGAGACATATGGCCTGGTCGACAAAGCGATTGAGGAAATTCAGAAATCAGGGGTGAAATATGAAGTTGACGCCCTGGAGACGGTCATGGAAGGGGAACTGGACGACCTGCTTGAAGTCGTAAAAAAAACAATTTATGCAACGGTTGAGGCAGGCGCCGATGAAGTTGCAGCTGAAGTAAAAATTCATTTCCGGCCGCAGGGCACATCGATTGAGGAAAAAGTTGGAAAGTACCGGAAATCCTGA